Proteins from a genomic interval of Polaribacter sp. Q13:
- a CDS encoding peptidylprolyl isomerase gives MAILSKIRERSMFLIIIIGLALFAFVLDPSTLGDFFNSSKVNKVGEINGESISRQEFSAELEAYKQQVGNGVTEMQASKNVWDNIVRKKIYQNQLSEAGITVGEADVWNEVINAPSVKDNPQFQNAAGLFDEAKFKQFLADTKENNPDMWRAWSNYMTQIRDNGERNTYNNLVTAGLGASLKEGEAQYFVDNTKLSSQFVFVPYTSIADSLINVSKGEIESYIKANANNFKVDESRDISYVKFDITASLEDENNIKASVAELIEDFKSATNDTEFLSENDSDTSIDNNFKFQKEINATVASEIFKGTKGDVFGPYKEQGYFKISKITAVTNMPDSARASHILIPFIGAQRVAPNVTRTQDEAKILADSILTVVKRNKNKFADLAKTLSSDIGSGAKEGDLGWFTYNRMTPKFRDFVFEGSKGDIGVVETPFGFHVIRIDGQKNNQKALKLATYSRQIIASEATENEIFQKAEQFALATSKDKKFFEIAKENKYITRPAIGLKVLDENVPGLGNQRQIISWAFGKDTKPGDFKRFDLEGSHVVAFVTAKTEKGLMSAAKATNTVKPILINQKKAKLIADKFNGSTLADIAKENNTNVRNASGINLKSPTLSGAGSEPKVVGAMFNAELNKVYKNIEGNKGVYAFAVINKQLPTTLPNYEVARKSIAEARKAKTFTMYEALKKASDVEDNRSNLYVGN, from the coding sequence ATGGCAATTTTATCAAAAATTAGAGAACGTTCAATGTTCTTAATCATTATAATTGGTTTAGCACTTTTTGCTTTTGTATTAGATCCATCTACTTTAGGTGATTTTTTCAATTCAAGTAAAGTAAATAAAGTAGGTGAAATAAATGGAGAGTCTATCTCTAGACAAGAGTTTTCTGCAGAATTAGAAGCGTATAAACAACAAGTAGGAAATGGTGTTACAGAAATGCAAGCATCTAAAAATGTTTGGGATAATATTGTTAGAAAAAAAATCTATCAAAATCAATTATCAGAAGCAGGAATTACGGTTGGTGAAGCAGATGTGTGGAATGAAGTAATTAATGCTCCTTCAGTTAAAGATAACCCTCAATTTCAAAATGCAGCAGGCTTATTTGATGAAGCAAAATTCAAGCAATTTTTAGCAGACACAAAAGAGAATAATCCAGATATGTGGAGAGCTTGGTCTAATTATATGACTCAAATTAGAGATAATGGAGAGAGAAATACATATAATAATTTAGTTACTGCAGGTCTTGGTGCTTCTTTAAAAGAAGGAGAAGCTCAGTATTTTGTAGACAATACAAAATTATCTTCTCAGTTTGTATTTGTACCTTATACATCAATTGCAGATAGTTTAATTAACGTATCTAAAGGAGAAATAGAATCTTATATCAAAGCAAATGCAAATAACTTTAAAGTAGATGAATCTAGAGATATATCTTACGTAAAGTTTGATATTACTGCTTCATTAGAAGATGAAAACAATATTAAAGCTAGTGTTGCCGAATTAATTGAAGATTTTAAAAGCGCTACAAATGATACTGAGTTTTTAAGTGAAAATGATTCTGATACAAGTATTGATAATAATTTTAAATTTCAAAAAGAGATTAATGCAACAGTAGCTTCAGAAATTTTTAAAGGAACAAAAGGAGATGTTTTTGGTCCATATAAAGAACAAGGATATTTTAAAATATCAAAAATTACTGCTGTTACTAATATGCCAGACTCGGCTAGAGCAAGTCATATTTTAATTCCATTTATTGGAGCTCAAAGAGTTGCGCCAAATGTTACAAGAACTCAAGACGAAGCTAAAATTTTAGCAGATAGTATTTTAACGGTAGTAAAAAGGAATAAAAATAAATTTGCAGATTTAGCTAAAACCTTATCTTCAGATATCGGTTCAGGAGCAAAAGAAGGAGATTTAGGTTGGTTTACTTATAATAGAATGACTCCTAAATTTAGAGATTTTGTTTTTGAAGGGAGTAAAGGAGATATTGGAGTTGTAGAAACACCATTTGGTTTCCATGTTATTAGAATTGATGGTCAAAAAAATAATCAGAAAGCATTAAAATTAGCAACTTATAGTAGACAAATAATTGCTTCTGAAGCTACTGAAAATGAGATTTTTCAAAAAGCAGAACAGTTTGCTTTAGCAACATCAAAAGATAAAAAGTTTTTTGAAATAGCCAAAGAAAATAAATATATAACAAGACCTGCTATTGGTTTAAAAGTTTTAGATGAGAATGTACCTGGTTTAGGTAATCAAAGACAAATTATTTCTTGGGCTTTTGGTAAGGATACAAAACCTGGAGATTTTAAACGTTTTGATTTAGAAGGAAGTCATGTAGTTGCTTTTGTTACTGCTAAAACAGAAAAAGGATTAATGTCTGCTGCTAAGGCAACAAACACTGTTAAGCCTATTTTGATAAACCAAAAGAAAGCAAAATTAATTGCAGACAAATTTAATGGAAGTACTTTAGCGGATATTGCTAAAGAGAATAATACAAACGTTAGAAATGCAAGCGGTATTAATTTAAAAAGTCCAACTTTATCAGGTGCAGGTTCTGAGCCTAAAGTAGTAGGAGCAATGTTTAATGCAGAATTAAACAAAGTATACAAAAACATTGAAGGTAATAAAGGTGTGTATGCTTTTGCAGTAATTAATAAACAGTTGCCAACTACTTTACCTAATTATGAAGTTGCTAGAAAAAGTATTGCAGAGGCAAGAAAAGCAAAAACTTTTACAATGTACGAGGCTCTTAAAAAAGCTTCTGATGTAGAGGATAACAGATCAAACCTATACGTAGGTAACTAA
- a CDS encoding hemolysin family protein, protein MEIEVIIILISIILSAFFSGMEIAFVSANKLHIELEKKREGFIPRLLNKITQKPSKFITTMLVGNNISLVIYSYYMGEVLISILPNDIFNEFSTLLIQTIISTIIILITAEFLPKAIFRIYANEVLKIFALPAYIFYVLFHFFSEVITLISDFFLRVFFKTNAEEQQTEFSKEELGYYITEQLETGNNDDEVDSEIQIFQNALDFHNVKAREVMVPRTEIVAVELHEKVSNLKNIFIDSGLSKVLVYKTSLDDVIGYINAFELFKKPKTIKSILLPVEIVPESMMINNILNSLMKKRKSVAVVVDEYGGTSGMITVEDIVEELFGEIEDEHDSQEFLEKKISETEFNFSARLEVDYLNEEYNLNIPKSEAYETLGGFIIEQTENIPTENEVVDIEDFEIKILKMSSAKIEEVRLKKVDEDA, encoded by the coding sequence ATGGAAATTGAAGTCATAATTATACTAATCTCAATTATTCTTTCCGCATTCTTTTCGGGAATGGAGATTGCATTTGTATCCGCCAATAAACTACATATAGAGTTAGAAAAAAAAAGAGAAGGTTTTATTCCTAGACTTCTTAACAAAATTACCCAAAAGCCATCAAAATTTATTACTACCATGCTAGTTGGTAATAATATTTCTTTAGTAATTTATAGTTACTACATGGGGGAAGTCTTAATTAGCATTCTACCTAATGATATTTTTAATGAATTTTCTACCCTTCTTATACAAACTATTATTTCCACAATAATCATATTAATTACGGCAGAATTTTTACCAAAAGCAATTTTTAGAATTTATGCAAATGAAGTATTAAAGATCTTTGCTTTACCAGCTTATATTTTTTATGTTTTATTTCACTTCTTTTCTGAAGTGATTACTTTGATATCAGATTTTTTCCTTCGTGTTTTTTTTAAAACAAATGCAGAAGAACAGCAAACGGAGTTTAGTAAAGAAGAATTAGGGTATTATATTACCGAACAATTAGAAACGGGTAATAATGATGATGAAGTAGATTCTGAAATTCAAATTTTTCAAAATGCACTCGATTTTCATAATGTAAAAGCAAGAGAGGTTATGGTTCCTAGAACCGAAATTGTTGCTGTAGAATTACACGAAAAAGTAAGCAATTTAAAAAACATTTTTATAGATTCTGGTTTGTCTAAAGTATTAGTTTATAAAACATCTTTAGATGATGTAATAGGGTATATAAATGCCTTTGAACTCTTTAAAAAACCAAAAACTATTAAATCTATTTTATTACCTGTAGAGATTGTGCCAGAATCTATGATGATCAACAATATTTTAAATAGTTTAATGAAAAAACGAAAAAGTGTTGCTGTTGTGGTTGATGAATATGGTGGGACATCTGGAATGATAACTGTAGAAGATATTGTAGAAGAATTATTTGGGGAAATTGAAGACGAACATGATAGTCAGGAATTTTTAGAAAAGAAAATATCTGAAACTGAATTTAACTTTTCGGCAAGATTAGAGGTAGATTATTTAAATGAAGAATATAATTTAAATATACCAAAATCTGAGGCTTATGAAACTTTAGGAGGTTTTATTATAGAACAAACAGAAAATATTCCTACCGAAAATGAAGTGGTTGATATTGAAGATTTTGAGATTAAAATCTTAAAAATGAGCAGTGCTAAAATAGAAGAAGTTCGTTTAAAAAAAGTAGATGAAGATGCTTAG
- the lptC gene encoding LPS export ABC transporter periplasmic protein LptC: MNNYKKILYKSIAVLFVTVMLFSCSNNTKEVRDFLASKNLPVSIAKNAFHVYKDSGRITSKLITPLLYDFSNRKQHPYNEFPKGIEIVNFEGKDSVTITGDYALSYSKTLISEIKGNVVVVNPKEHSKLKTEQLFWDQKTNYFFSEKAFTLTTLKDTIYGVGFECKENLSKYLAKKTTGRLVTSEKE, encoded by the coding sequence GTGAATAATTATAAAAAAATATTATATAAAAGCATTGCTGTACTATTTGTTACAGTAATGCTTTTTTCTTGCTCTAACAACACCAAAGAAGTTAGAGATTTTTTGGCATCTAAAAACTTACCAGTTAGTATCGCAAAAAATGCATTTCATGTATATAAAGATTCAGGTAGAATTACTTCAAAATTAATAACACCTTTATTGTACGATTTTAGTAATAGAAAACAACACCCTTATAATGAATTTCCGAAAGGAATAGAAATTGTAAATTTTGAAGGAAAGGATTCTGTTACCATTACAGGCGATTATGCTTTGTCATATTCAAAGACGCTAATCTCTGAAATTAAGGGCAATGTGGTTGTTGTAAACCCTAAAGAACACTCTAAATTAAAAACAGAGCAATTGTTTTGGGATCAAAAGACCAATTACTTTTTTTCTGAAAAAGCATTTACATTAACTACTTTAAAAGATACTATTTATGGTGTTGGTTTTGAATGTAAAGAAAATTTAAGCAAATATTTAGCTAAGAAAACAACAGGAAGGTTAGTAACTTCAGAAAAAGAATAA
- a CDS encoding lipopolysaccharide assembly protein LapB: protein MKKITFLLAAMLLLASAKTNAQDDAKRECTIKYNLFKGDFQSKKYEEAFKDWSYLMDNCKDLSVNIYKFGSTLAEDVRKDPVLAKRVYEQRLQYYPTDNPAKVHSDYATYLLDNKLASDDEVFAILEKGYSIDPTKMGVKNLYIYFQGVTDRNKDTNPQKVFDTYDDVLESVSEKLEVYAKKLVKYQDTTQVLDKRDKSLKRAYTINSKALGTVEGGLDAIISEIATCERLVPLYRRDFEANRSNAVWLKRSVSRMFNKGCESDPLYQELVRAYAEASPSPEAYSFLASVLEDNGDTTGANSMREKSFNLETDPLKKAKYKLKFAHAAKSRGQLSKARSLAREALSYNPNLGKAYLFIGSLYASSVNNCGSDEFEKRMVYVAALNQVQRAASVDPSISSTASSYIRSYRGNVPSKKVIFTAGVNPGSSYTIKCWIGETVRVPN, encoded by the coding sequence ATGAAGAAAATTACGTTTTTACTAGCTGCAATGTTATTATTAGCATCAGCAAAAACAAATGCGCAAGACGATGCAAAAAGAGAATGTACAATTAAATACAATCTTTTTAAAGGAGATTTCCAATCAAAAAAGTATGAAGAAGCTTTTAAAGATTGGTCTTATTTAATGGATAACTGTAAAGATTTATCGGTAAACATTTATAAATTTGGATCAACTTTAGCAGAAGATGTTAGAAAAGATCCTGTGTTAGCAAAAAGAGTTTACGAACAAAGGCTTCAGTATTACCCAACAGATAATCCTGCAAAAGTACATAGTGATTATGCTACTTATTTGTTAGATAATAAATTAGCTTCTGATGATGAGGTTTTTGCAATTTTAGAAAAAGGATATAGTATAGATCCTACTAAAATGGGCGTAAAGAACTTATATATTTATTTTCAGGGAGTTACAGATAGAAATAAAGATACAAACCCTCAAAAAGTATTTGATACTTATGATGATGTTTTAGAATCTGTAAGTGAAAAATTAGAAGTTTATGCTAAGAAATTAGTAAAATACCAAGATACTACACAAGTTTTAGATAAAAGAGATAAAAGTTTAAAAAGAGCTTATACAATTAACTCTAAAGCATTGGGTACTGTAGAAGGTGGTTTAGATGCTATTATTTCTGAAATTGCTACCTGTGAAAGATTAGTGCCATTATACAGAAGAGATTTTGAAGCAAATAGATCTAATGCTGTTTGGTTAAAAAGATCAGTTTCTAGAATGTTTAACAAAGGTTGTGAATCAGATCCTTTGTATCAAGAGTTAGTAAGAGCTTATGCAGAAGCATCTCCTTCTCCTGAAGCATATTCATTCTTAGCGAGTGTTTTAGAAGATAATGGAGATACAACTGGAGCAAATTCAATGAGAGAAAAATCATTTAATTTAGAAACAGACCCTTTAAAGAAAGCAAAATATAAATTAAAGTTTGCACATGCAGCTAAATCTAGAGGACAGTTAAGTAAAGCTAGAAGTTTAGCTAGAGAGGCTTTAAGTTATAATCCTAATTTAGGTAAAGCATATTTATTTATTGGAAGTTTATATGCTTCTAGTGTAAATAATTGTGGTAGTGATGAATTTGAAAAAAGAATGGTATATGTTGCTGCTTTAAACCAAGTGCAAAGAGCTGCCTCTGTAGATCCAAGTATTTCATCAACAGCAAGTTCATATATTAGAAGTTATAGAGGAAATGTACCAAGTAAAAAAGTTATTTTTACTGCAGGTGTAAATCCAGGTAGTAGTTATACAATAAAGTGTTGGATAGGAGAAACTGTAAGAGTTCCTAATTAA
- a CDS encoding type III pantothenate kinase, whose protein sequence is MNLIIDAGNTRIKVAVFENDTIFDMVVVDRKKILSEIKKILKKYKISHGILSSVSFISETTIEKLQNLVHLMVLSSSTNVPFVNLYKTPNTLGVDRIALVAGAVNEFPNKNILIIDAGTCITFDFVNKQSEYLGGAISPGIKMRFLSLNHFTANLPLLEKEEMSNVIGRNTKESMNSGVVNGVIQEIEGIINQYKKKYMDLTVVLTGGDTKFLSKQLKSSIFANQNFLLQGLNRILIFNIDK, encoded by the coding sequence ATAATTGATGCAGGCAATACAAGGATAAAAGTAGCTGTTTTTGAGAATGATACAATTTTTGATATGGTTGTTGTTGATAGAAAAAAAATTTTATCAGAAATAAAAAAAATTTTAAAAAAATATAAAATTAGCCATGGAATTTTGTCTTCCGTGAGTTTTATATCAGAAACAACGATAGAAAAACTACAAAATTTAGTCCATTTAATGGTTTTATCATCATCTACAAATGTTCCTTTTGTTAATTTATATAAAACGCCAAATACTTTAGGAGTTGATAGAATTGCTTTGGTGGCTGGTGCGGTAAATGAATTTCCTAATAAAAATATACTAATTATAGATGCAGGAACTTGTATTACATTCGATTTTGTTAATAAGCAATCGGAATATTTAGGAGGTGCAATCTCTCCCGGAATAAAAATGAGGTTTCTTTCGTTGAATCATTTTACAGCCAACTTACCTTTATTAGAAAAAGAAGAAATGAGTAACGTTATAGGGCGCAACACAAAAGAGAGTATGAATTCTGGAGTTGTAAATGGAGTAATTCAAGAAATTGAAGGCATAATTAATCAATATAAAAAAAAATATATGGATTTAACAGTGGTTTTAACAGGAGGAGACACAAAATTCTTGTCAAAGCAATTAAAAAGTAGCATATTTGCCAATCAAAATTTTCTTCTTCAAGGATTAAATAGAATATTGATATTTAATATAGACAAATGA